In Nocardioides conyzicola, one genomic interval encodes:
- a CDS encoding tyrosine-type recombinase/integrase, with protein MTYYADRYFRPVFGSTRHLELRRSHVQQAVNLAPTESEGRNVRRAARSLVGALRQGDYLLENQVIDLATVWWHGARVVTVVEQSDGRVEFVPRSRRPTHDQVGALRESMTTRRRRGHKGWRALAVELAAYSGVRRGELAVLDDTAVHRDGRIRVLWRLETIGGPHLAPPKGNKRRWTTYPRVTPTGYPLAEAIDLRLEEIEAERAAGINPKGLLFPSERGTWLLGGNFHRDVFEPAALAADWPYIDEVKPWGEGRTRKQRSWALTWHSLRHTFVTWQLEDLDQPASRVATLAGHESAEFTIARYVSGAKDDIADSLQALGWASSGRTDASA; from the coding sequence ATGACCTACTACGCGGATCGCTACTTCAGACCGGTGTTCGGGTCCACCCGCCATCTCGAGCTGCGACGGTCCCACGTTCAGCAGGCCGTCAATCTGGCCCCCACCGAGTCGGAGGGCAGGAACGTCCGCAGGGCGGCCCGCTCGTTGGTCGGCGCTCTGCGCCAGGGCGACTACCTGCTCGAGAATCAGGTCATCGACCTCGCGACGGTGTGGTGGCACGGCGCTCGCGTCGTGACGGTTGTCGAGCAGAGCGACGGCCGGGTTGAGTTCGTGCCCCGCAGTCGGCGCCCCACGCATGACCAGGTGGGCGCGCTCCGCGAATCGATGACGACGCGTCGGCGCAGGGGACACAAGGGCTGGCGGGCGCTGGCGGTCGAGCTCGCGGCGTACTCCGGGGTGCGCCGCGGTGAGCTCGCCGTCCTCGATGACACCGCGGTCCACCGGGACGGCCGGATCCGGGTGCTGTGGCGGCTCGAGACGATCGGCGGACCGCACCTCGCGCCACCGAAGGGAAACAAGCGCCGGTGGACCACCTATCCGCGCGTCACGCCAACCGGATACCCGCTCGCCGAGGCGATCGACCTCCGCCTGGAGGAGATCGAGGCAGAGCGAGCTGCCGGCATCAATCCCAAGGGCCTGCTGTTCCCCTCGGAACGCGGCACCTGGCTGCTGGGCGGCAACTTCCATCGCGACGTCTTCGAGCCCGCGGCGCTCGCCGCGGACTGGCCCTACATCGACGAGGTCAAGCCCTGGGGTGAGGGCAGGACCCGCAAGCAGCGATCGTGGGCGCTGACGTGGCACTCGCTGCGCCACACCTTCGTGACCTGGCAGCTGGAAGACCTCGATCAGCCGGCCTCGCGGGTCGCGACGCTGGCCGGTCATGAGTCGGCCGAGTTCACCATCGCTCGCTACGTCTCCGGAGCCAAGGACGACATCGCCGACTCGCTGCAAGCGCTCGGCTGGGCGTCATCGGGTCGCACTGACGCCTCCGCTTGA
- a CDS encoding DUF2277 domain-containing protein, giving the protein MCRNIRPLNNFEPPATSDEVSAAALQYVRKVSGTTKPSQANQAIFDQAVREIAHITEHLLEDLVTTAPPKNRDVEAAKARARAELRYAR; this is encoded by the coding sequence ATGTGCCGCAACATCCGACCCTTGAACAACTTCGAGCCGCCGGCCACCTCCGACGAGGTCTCCGCTGCCGCACTGCAGTACGTGCGCAAGGTGAGCGGCACGACCAAGCCGTCGCAGGCCAACCAGGCGATCTTCGACCAGGCCGTGCGCGAGATCGCGCACATCACCGAGCACCTGCTCGAGGACCTGGTCACCACCGCGCCGCCGAAGAACCGCGACGTCGAGGCCGCCAAGGCACGGGCCCGCGCCGAGCTCCGGTACGCCCGTTGA
- a CDS encoding MarR family winged helix-turn-helix transcriptional regulator produces MSSMTQRGTTARADLLGGLEQEVGVMIRRIRRVIGERARSVHPDLQSSSYLMLTWLNQHGAQRASAMVEAFGIDKGAISRQVQHLLDLGLVDRTPDPDDGRATLISISGAAAARINEVRDDRRRWLDDRLGDWPDSDLSEFVRMLASYNAALDA; encoded by the coding sequence ATGAGCTCCATGACGCAACGAGGTACGACGGCGCGGGCCGACCTGCTCGGCGGCCTCGAGCAGGAGGTCGGCGTGATGATCCGCCGGATCCGGCGGGTCATCGGCGAGCGGGCCCGGTCGGTGCACCCGGACCTGCAGTCCTCGTCGTACCTGATGCTCACCTGGCTCAACCAGCACGGCGCGCAGCGCGCGTCGGCGATGGTCGAGGCCTTCGGGATCGACAAGGGCGCGATCAGCCGCCAGGTCCAGCACCTCCTGGACCTGGGCCTGGTCGACCGGACGCCGGACCCCGACGATGGCCGCGCCACGCTGATCTCGATCAGCGGCGCCGCCGCCGCCCGGATCAACGAGGTGAGGGACGACCGCCGGCGCTGGCTGGACGACCGGCTCGGCGACTGGCCGGACAGCGACCTGTCGGAGTTCGTCCGGATGCTCGCCAGCTACAACGCGGCGCTGGACGCCTAG
- the lhgO gene encoding L-2-hydroxyglutarate oxidase, with translation MTEETIGVVGGGILGLAIGRELTRRRPGVRILLIEKEDRLAAHQTGHNSGVVHAGLYYRPGSLKAELCTRGRSLLQDYCAEHALPYDECGKLVVAVDRSELGRFDALEQTARRNGVPALQRVDGAGITDIEPHAAGLVALHSPCTAITDYVAVAERIGREITDAGGRVLLSTTVTAVDRRDGRIEVTCGSERYAVDRLVVCGGLESDRLAGLVGGPAAPRIVPFRGEYLAVDAAKRDLVRGMIYPVPDPRYPFLGVHFTRRVDGSLEVGPNAFLALSRRGYSRLSLSPRDLADTLAWPGFWRFASEHWRTGLTELGGVVSTRAYLRAAQRYVPAIGVADVTRTRLGIRAQAVERDGSLVDDFVVQQEDGITVVRNAPSPAATSGLAIAEHVVDRMV, from the coding sequence ATGACCGAGGAGACGATCGGGGTCGTCGGCGGCGGCATCCTCGGTCTGGCCATCGGCCGCGAGCTGACCCGCCGTCGGCCCGGCGTACGCATCCTCCTCATCGAGAAGGAGGACCGGCTGGCCGCCCACCAGACCGGCCACAACTCCGGCGTCGTCCACGCCGGCCTCTACTACCGACCCGGCAGCCTCAAGGCCGAGCTCTGCACGCGCGGGCGCTCGCTGCTGCAGGACTACTGCGCCGAGCACGCGCTGCCGTACGACGAGTGCGGCAAGCTCGTCGTGGCCGTCGACCGGTCCGAGCTGGGCCGCTTCGACGCGCTGGAGCAGACCGCACGCCGCAACGGCGTACCCGCGCTGCAGCGGGTCGACGGCGCCGGGATCACCGACATCGAGCCCCACGCCGCCGGGCTCGTGGCGCTGCACTCGCCGTGCACCGCCATCACCGACTACGTCGCGGTCGCCGAGCGGATCGGCCGGGAGATCACGGACGCGGGTGGCCGGGTCCTGCTGTCCACGACCGTGACCGCCGTGGACCGGCGTGACGGCCGGATCGAGGTGACGTGCGGCTCGGAGCGGTACGCCGTGGACCGACTCGTCGTCTGCGGCGGCCTCGAGTCCGACCGGCTCGCCGGCCTGGTCGGCGGTCCGGCGGCTCCTCGGATCGTGCCGTTCCGCGGGGAGTACCTGGCGGTCGATGCCGCGAAGCGTGACCTCGTCCGCGGCATGATCTACCCGGTCCCGGACCCCCGCTACCCCTTCCTCGGGGTGCACTTCACCCGTCGCGTCGACGGGTCGCTCGAGGTCGGGCCCAACGCCTTCCTGGCCCTCAGCCGACGGGGCTACAGCCGGCTGTCGCTGTCGCCTCGCGACCTGGCCGACACCCTCGCCTGGCCCGGCTTCTGGCGCTTTGCCAGCGAGCACTGGCGCACGGGCCTCACCGAGCTCGGCGGCGTCGTCTCGACGCGCGCCTACCTGCGCGCCGCGCAGCGGTACGTCCCCGCGATCGGCGTCGCCGACGTGACCCGCACCCGCCTCGGCATCCGGGCACAGGCCGTCGAGCGGGACGGCTCCCTGGTCGACGACTTCGTCGTGCAGCAGGAGGACGGCATCACGGTGGTCCGCAACGCCCCGTCGCCCGCGGCGACGTCCGGCCTCGCCATCGCGGAGCACGTCGTCGACCGGATGGTCTGA
- a CDS encoding deoxyribodipyrimidine photo-lyase — protein sequence MASVMWFRRDLRLADNPALVAAAADGPVLPLFVLDPVLWGAAGPSRRAYLGASLRSLDASLRQRGSRLSVVRGDPVRRVALAAREVGASRVHLAADYGPYGHARDAAVEAALAEHEIELVRTGSPYAVAPGRVTNGSGEPYKVYTPFSRAWADHGWRAPVEPPRDGGWLELDEDTTEIPDPAVPAGLELPEAGEAAARRRWQEFLDDVAAYDEERDRPDLDTTSRMSTHLKWGEIHPRTLLADLGRLRSSGAATYRKELAWREFFADVLFARPETARDYLRPEYSRMRYDEPGDHLVAWQEGRTGYPVVDAGMRQLRATGWMHNRVRMIVASFLVKDLHLEWQHGAQHFMHWLVDGDLASNQQNWQWAAGSGVDAAPYFRVFNPTTQGKKFDAAGEYVRRWVPELADVADPHDPSADDRDRVGYPLPVVDHAAERREALDRWEEIR from the coding sequence ATGGCTTCCGTGATGTGGTTCCGCCGCGACCTCCGTCTCGCGGACAATCCAGCCTTGGTCGCGGCCGCCGCCGACGGCCCCGTGCTGCCCCTCTTCGTGCTCGACCCGGTGCTGTGGGGCGCCGCCGGGCCGAGCAGGCGGGCCTACCTGGGCGCGTCGCTGCGCAGCCTCGACGCGTCCCTGCGCCAGCGCGGGTCCCGGCTCTCGGTCGTGCGTGGCGACCCGGTACGCCGGGTGGCGCTCGCCGCCCGGGAGGTCGGGGCGTCCCGGGTGCACCTCGCCGCCGACTACGGTCCCTATGGGCACGCCCGCGACGCCGCCGTCGAGGCGGCACTGGCCGAGCACGAGATCGAGCTCGTCCGCACCGGCTCGCCGTACGCCGTGGCGCCGGGGCGGGTCACCAACGGCAGTGGCGAGCCCTACAAGGTCTACACGCCCTTCTCCCGGGCCTGGGCCGACCACGGCTGGCGCGCTCCGGTCGAGCCGCCCCGCGACGGCGGCTGGCTGGAGCTCGACGAGGACACCACGGAGATCCCGGACCCGGCGGTCCCGGCCGGTCTGGAGCTGCCCGAGGCGGGCGAGGCCGCGGCGCGACGCCGGTGGCAGGAGTTCCTCGACGACGTCGCGGCGTACGACGAGGAGCGCGACCGCCCCGACCTCGACACGACCTCGCGGATGTCGACGCACCTGAAGTGGGGCGAGATCCACCCCCGCACCCTGCTCGCCGACCTCGGCCGGCTGCGCAGCTCGGGGGCGGCGACCTACCGCAAGGAGCTCGCCTGGCGGGAGTTCTTCGCCGACGTGCTCTTCGCCCGCCCGGAGACCGCCCGCGACTACCTGCGCCCCGAGTACTCCCGGATGCGCTACGACGAGCCCGGCGACCACCTCGTGGCGTGGCAGGAGGGCCGCACCGGCTATCCCGTCGTCGACGCGGGCATGCGCCAGCTGCGGGCGACCGGGTGGATGCACAACCGGGTCCGGATGATCGTGGCCAGCTTCCTCGTCAAGGACCTGCACCTGGAGTGGCAGCACGGCGCGCAGCACTTCATGCACTGGCTCGTCGACGGCGACCTCGCGTCCAACCAGCAGAACTGGCAGTGGGCCGCGGGCAGCGGCGTCGACGCCGCGCCGTACTTCCGGGTCTTCAACCCGACGACGCAGGGCAAGAAGTTCGATGCCGCCGGGGAGTACGTCCGCCGGTGGGTCCCGGAGCTGGCCGATGTCGCCGACCCCCACGACCCGTCGGCCGACGACCGCGACCGGGTCGGCTACCCGCTGCCGGTCGTCGACCACGCCGCCGAGCGCCGCGAGGCCCTCGACCGGTGGGAGGAGATCCGCTGA
- a CDS encoding glycoside hydrolase family 13 protein has translation MGLTDKDSGHEWWRHAVTYQIYPRSFADANGDGVGDMLGITTRLPYLRDLGVDAIWLSPFYTSPQHDHGYDVANYCDVDPLFGTLGDADAMISKAHALGLKVIVDLVPNHSSTEHVWFQAALAAGPGSPERARYLFRDSPEGAPEGTPPNNWRSVFGGLAWTQVPDGQWYLHLFDSSQPDFDWRNPEVGDMFVDVLRFWLDRGADGFRVDVAHGLFKEESLRDQVVEAGEEPDSGAQTDTSMVERTLRDEPMWDQPEVHDVYRRWHRVLAEYDGDRMFVAEAWTQSPESMARYIRHDEFSQAFNFAWLLASWSAAEFSDVITGTMDALRPVNGSPTWVLSNHDVVRHVTRYGGGAIGLARAKAATMTMLALPGSAYVYQGEELGLPEVEVAPEHRQDPLFIRTGEGGRDGCRVPIPWSGTAAPYGFGPGSGQPWLPQPADWADLTVEAEEADDDSTLEFYRAALKARRTFATTAGDEVEMLDLGADVLAFRRGPVTVVLNCGTEPVALPDGEAFLASGPVDGKLPADTAVWLR, from the coding sequence ATGGGCTTGACCGATAAAGACAGCGGCCACGAGTGGTGGCGGCACGCCGTCACCTACCAGATCTACCCGCGCAGCTTCGCGGACGCGAACGGCGACGGTGTCGGCGACATGCTGGGCATCACCACGCGCCTGCCCTACCTGCGCGACCTCGGCGTGGACGCGATCTGGCTCTCGCCCTTCTACACCTCGCCCCAGCACGACCACGGGTACGACGTCGCGAACTACTGCGACGTGGACCCGCTCTTCGGCACGCTCGGTGACGCCGACGCGATGATCTCGAAGGCGCACGCGCTGGGCCTCAAGGTGATCGTCGACCTGGTGCCCAACCACAGCTCCACCGAGCACGTGTGGTTCCAGGCCGCCCTCGCCGCCGGCCCGGGCAGCCCCGAGCGGGCGCGCTACCTCTTCCGCGACAGCCCCGAGGGCGCCCCGGAGGGCACGCCGCCCAACAACTGGCGTTCGGTCTTCGGTGGCCTCGCGTGGACGCAGGTGCCCGACGGCCAGTGGTACCTCCACCTCTTCGACTCCAGCCAGCCCGACTTCGACTGGCGCAACCCGGAGGTCGGCGACATGTTCGTCGACGTGCTGCGCTTCTGGCTCGACCGCGGCGCCGACGGCTTCCGCGTCGACGTCGCGCACGGCCTCTTCAAGGAGGAGAGCCTCCGCGACCAGGTGGTCGAGGCGGGCGAGGAGCCCGACAGCGGCGCGCAGACCGACACCTCGATGGTCGAGCGCACGCTGCGCGACGAGCCGATGTGGGACCAGCCCGAGGTGCACGACGTCTACCGCCGCTGGCACCGCGTGCTGGCGGAGTACGACGGCGACCGCATGTTCGTCGCCGAGGCGTGGACCCAGTCCCCCGAGTCGATGGCGCGCTACATCCGGCACGACGAGTTCAGCCAGGCGTTCAACTTCGCGTGGCTGCTGGCCTCGTGGTCGGCGGCCGAGTTCAGCGACGTCATCACCGGCACGATGGACGCCCTCCGGCCGGTCAACGGCTCCCCGACGTGGGTGCTGAGCAACCACGACGTCGTCCGCCACGTGACCCGGTACGGCGGCGGCGCGATCGGCCTGGCCCGGGCGAAGGCGGCCACGATGACGATGCTCGCGCTCCCCGGCTCGGCGTACGTCTACCAGGGCGAGGAGCTCGGGCTGCCCGAGGTCGAGGTCGCTCCGGAGCACCGCCAGGACCCGCTCTTCATCCGGACCGGCGAGGGCGGTCGCGACGGCTGCCGGGTACCGATCCCGTGGAGCGGCACGGCCGCGCCGTACGGCTTCGGTCCGGGCAGCGGCCAGCCGTGGCTCCCGCAGCCGGCGGACTGGGCCGACCTGACGGTCGAGGCCGAGGAGGCCGACGACGACTCGACCCTCGAGTTCTACCGAGCAGCGCTGAAGGCGCGCCGTACGTTCGCGACGACGGCGGGCGACGAGGTGGAGATGCTCGACCTCGGTGCCGACGTGCTCGCGTTCCGGCGCGGCCCGGTGACCGTGGTCCTCAACTGTGGGACCGAACCGGTCGCCCTGCCCGACGGCGAGGCGTTCCTGGCCAGCGGCCCGGTCGACGGCAAGCTGCCGGCCGACACCGCCGTCTGGCTGCGCTGA
- a CDS encoding Sir2 family NAD-dependent protein deacetylase: protein MTVAATSAHAEALALLRDRPLVVLTGAGLSTDSGIPDYRGPGAPTRMPMTYQEFVSGPAARQRYWARSHLGWGRMRRAEPNAGHHALARLAPELLITQNVDGLHEQVGTPRLVALHGRIAEVVCLDCRSTSPRTALQQRLTELNPGFAERHADVVSRPDGDVDLDETADFVVPDCGCGGVLKPDVVFFGENVPPPRVARCYEAVDALVDSDGALLVAGSSLTVMSGLRFVRRAAKAGTPVVIVNRGETRGDPLATCRVDVGCSEFLTELAG from the coding sequence TTGACCGTCGCCGCGACCTCGGCCCACGCCGAGGCGCTCGCCCTGCTGCGCGATCGACCGCTGGTCGTGCTCACCGGTGCCGGGCTCTCCACCGACTCGGGCATCCCGGACTACCGCGGGCCGGGAGCGCCGACGCGGATGCCGATGACCTACCAGGAGTTCGTGTCCGGGCCGGCCGCTCGCCAGCGCTACTGGGCGCGCAGCCACCTGGGCTGGGGCCGGATGCGGCGGGCGGAGCCCAACGCCGGGCACCACGCGCTGGCGCGGCTCGCGCCCGAGCTGCTGATCACCCAGAACGTCGACGGCCTGCACGAGCAGGTCGGGACCCCGCGGCTCGTGGCGCTGCACGGCCGGATCGCCGAGGTCGTCTGCCTGGACTGCCGGTCGACCTCGCCGCGGACCGCGCTCCAGCAGCGGTTGACGGAGCTCAACCCGGGGTTCGCGGAGCGGCACGCGGACGTCGTCTCCCGCCCCGACGGCGACGTCGACCTGGACGAGACCGCCGACTTCGTCGTACCCGACTGTGGGTGCGGCGGAGTGCTCAAGCCCGACGTGGTCTTCTTCGGCGAGAACGTGCCGCCTCCCCGCGTGGCCCGGTGCTACGAGGCGGTCGACGCGCTGGTCGACTCCGACGGAGCGCTGCTCGTCGCCGGCTCGAGCCTGACCGTGATGTCCGGGCTGCGCTTCGTCCGCCGGGCGGCGAAGGCCGGCACGCCGGTCGTGATCGTCAACAGGGGCGAGACGCGCGGCGACCCGCTGGCCACCTGCCGGGTCGACGTCGGCTGCAGCGAGTTCCTGACGGAGCTCGCGGGCTAG
- a CDS encoding MDR family MFS transporter: MTHRQILEALSGLLLAMFVAMLSSTVVTNALPRIVSELHGSQTGYTWVVVATLLAMTATTPIWGKLSDLFSKKLLVQLALVIYTVGSLIAALAPSMEVLIGARVVQGLGVGGLTALVQVVIATMVSPRERGRYSGYMGAVFALATVSGPLIGGVIVDSALGWRGCFFVGLPFAVVAFFLLQKTLHLPVIKREVHIDYLGATLIVAGVSILLVWVSLAGNQFAWESGMTALLVVAGIAVIAAAIYVEARVAVEPIIPLRLFKDRTIALATVASVAIGIAMFGSTVYLSQYFQTARGMSPTEAGLMSIAMVGGLSISSVVSGRIISNTGRWKRFLVGGMVLVVIGLALLGTIDETTSLVAIGVFMAILGIGLGATMQNLVLSVQNNVKMADMGSASAVVAFFRSMGGSIGVSVLGALLTHEVAANLAAETGGSVDHQSHDVPDLSTLSGQALTFVEHAFGESFGHIFLVATPFAVIALICVLLIKEVPLRTTNLEAQVEADPLVAAELHHAVVSEEAAR; the protein is encoded by the coding sequence ATGACCCACCGCCAGATCCTGGAGGCCCTCAGCGGCCTGCTGCTGGCCATGTTCGTCGCGATGCTGTCGAGCACCGTGGTGACCAACGCGCTGCCCCGCATCGTCAGCGAACTGCACGGCAGCCAGACCGGGTACACCTGGGTCGTCGTCGCCACCCTGCTCGCCATGACCGCGACCACGCCCATCTGGGGCAAGCTGTCCGACCTCTTCAGCAAGAAGCTGCTGGTGCAGCTCGCCCTGGTGATCTACACGGTCGGCTCGCTGATCGCCGCGCTCGCCCCGAGCATGGAGGTGCTGATCGGCGCCCGCGTCGTCCAGGGTCTCGGTGTCGGTGGCCTCACCGCCCTGGTGCAGGTCGTCATCGCGACCATGGTGTCGCCGCGGGAGCGCGGCCGGTACTCCGGCTACATGGGCGCCGTCTTCGCCCTCGCGACCGTGAGCGGCCCGCTCATCGGCGGCGTCATCGTCGACTCGGCCCTCGGCTGGCGCGGCTGCTTCTTCGTCGGCCTCCCCTTCGCGGTGGTCGCGTTCTTCCTGCTCCAGAAGACGCTGCACCTGCCGGTGATCAAGCGCGAGGTCCACATCGACTACCTGGGCGCCACGCTGATCGTCGCCGGCGTCTCGATCCTGCTCGTGTGGGTCAGCCTCGCGGGCAACCAGTTCGCGTGGGAGTCCGGCATGACCGCGCTCCTGGTGGTCGCCGGCATCGCCGTCATCGCGGCCGCGATCTACGTCGAGGCCCGGGTCGCCGTCGAGCCGATCATCCCGCTGCGTCTCTTCAAGGACCGCACCATCGCGCTCGCGACCGTGGCGTCGGTGGCGATCGGCATCGCGATGTTCGGCTCCACCGTCTACCTCAGCCAGTACTTCCAGACGGCCCGCGGCATGAGCCCGACCGAGGCCGGCCTGATGTCGATCGCGATGGTCGGCGGCCTGTCGATCTCGAGCGTCGTGTCGGGTCGGATCATCAGCAACACCGGGCGGTGGAAGCGGTTCCTGGTCGGGGGCATGGTCCTGGTGGTCATCGGGCTCGCCCTGCTCGGCACCATCGACGAGACCACCAGCCTCGTCGCGATCGGCGTCTTCATGGCGATCCTCGGCATCGGGCTGGGTGCCACCATGCAGAACCTCGTGCTCTCGGTGCAGAACAACGTCAAGATGGCCGACATGGGCTCCGCCAGCGCGGTCGTCGCGTTCTTCCGCTCGATGGGCGGCTCGATCGGCGTCTCCGTCCTCGGCGCGCTGCTGACCCACGAGGTCGCGGCCAACCTCGCGGCCGAGACCGGTGGCAGCGTCGACCACCAGAGCCACGACGTACCCGACCTGAGCACCCTGTCCGGCCAGGCGCTGACCTTCGTGGAGCACGCCTTCGGTGAGTCGTTCGGCCACATCTTCCTGGTCGCCACGCCGTTCGCGGTGATCGCGCTGATCTGCGTCCTCCTCATCAAGGAGGTGCCGCTGCGCACGACGAACCTCGAGGCCCAGGTCGAGGCCGACCCGCTGGTCGCCGCCGAGCTGCACCACGCCGTCGTCAGCGAGGAAGCGGCACGATGA
- a CDS encoding metal-dependent transcriptional regulator: MSDLIDTTEMYLRTIYELVEEGIVPLRARIAERLHQSGPTVSQTVARMERDGLLTVEGDRHLELTDEGLRLAVRVMRKHRLAERLLTDVIGLEWELVHEEACRWEHVMSETVERRLLKLLDHPTESPYGNPIPGLDELGELEVGESFMDGVEPLSQAAEATEGRVLVRRISEEMQKDEILMSAMRRVGALPDKTVTVVTTEAGVLVGSGGETAEIVPEAADHIFVRKL; this comes from the coding sequence GTGAGCGATCTGATCGACACCACCGAGATGTACCTCCGGACCATCTACGAGCTGGTCGAGGAGGGGATCGTCCCGTTGCGTGCGCGGATCGCGGAGCGGCTGCACCAGTCCGGGCCGACCGTGTCGCAGACCGTGGCGCGGATGGAGCGCGACGGGCTGCTGACCGTCGAGGGCGACCGGCACCTCGAGCTGACCGACGAGGGCCTGCGGCTGGCGGTGCGGGTGATGCGCAAGCACCGGCTCGCCGAGCGCCTGCTCACCGACGTCATCGGGCTCGAGTGGGAGCTCGTGCACGAGGAGGCCTGCCGCTGGGAGCACGTGATGTCGGAGACCGTCGAGCGCCGGCTGCTCAAGCTGCTCGACCACCCCACGGAGTCGCCGTACGGCAACCCGATCCCTGGCCTCGACGAGCTCGGCGAGCTCGAGGTGGGGGAGTCCTTCATGGACGGCGTCGAGCCGCTGTCGCAGGCGGCCGAGGCGACCGAGGGGCGGGTGCTGGTCCGCCGCATCTCCGAAGAGATGCAGAAGGACGAGATCCTGATGAGCGCGATGCGCCGCGTGGGCGCGCTGCCCGACAAGACCGTCACGGTCGTGACGACCGAGGCCGGCGTACTCGTGGGCTCCGGCGGCGAGACCGCCGAGATCGTGCCCGAGGCGGCCGACCACATCTTCGTGCGCAAGCTCTAG
- a CDS encoding saccharopine dehydrogenase family protein, with protein MPDSRELDLVLFGATGFTGGLTADYLARHAPDGLRWGLAGRNQAKLEDVRRQLAEVDPALAELPLLHADVEDPASLADVARRAGVVITTVGPYVAYGEPLVAACAEAGTDYVDLTGEPEFVDQMYLAHHETAVRTGARIVHACGFDSIPHDLGVLYTLQQFQGRGPVTVRGVVRAGAMFSGGTFHSAMTAFSRARQTKAVVQQRRRVEPRPEGRKSRAVAGKPHKDGLLGYWLLPMPTIDPLVVARSGAALASYGPDFRYSHYAGTKTLRYAAGGAAAVTSMFLTAQVPPLRRFALDRVKPGEGPDEARRAKSWFTVDFVAEGDGRTLHTRVSGGDPGYDETAKMLAESALCLAFDDNPETAGQVTTAQAMGEPLLARLQAAGLRFEVVLG; from the coding sequence ATGCCCGACTCCCGCGAGCTCGACCTGGTCCTCTTCGGCGCCACCGGATTCACCGGCGGACTGACCGCCGACTACCTCGCCCGGCATGCCCCGGACGGGCTGCGGTGGGGCCTCGCGGGTCGCAACCAGGCCAAGCTCGAGGACGTACGCCGCCAGCTGGCCGAGGTCGACCCGGCGCTCGCCGAGCTCCCGCTGCTGCACGCCGACGTCGAGGACCCCGCGTCGCTGGCCGACGTGGCCCGCCGGGCCGGGGTCGTCATCACCACCGTCGGCCCCTACGTCGCGTACGGCGAGCCGCTGGTCGCGGCCTGCGCCGAGGCGGGCACCGACTACGTCGACCTGACCGGGGAGCCCGAGTTCGTCGACCAGATGTACCTCGCCCACCACGAGACGGCCGTCCGCACCGGCGCCCGGATCGTGCACGCCTGCGGCTTCGACTCGATCCCGCACGACCTCGGCGTCCTCTACACCCTGCAGCAGTTCCAGGGCCGCGGTCCGGTCACGGTCCGCGGGGTGGTGCGCGCGGGGGCGATGTTCTCCGGCGGCACCTTCCACTCCGCGATGACGGCGTTCTCGCGGGCGCGCCAGACCAAAGCGGTCGTCCAGCAGCGCCGTCGGGTCGAGCCGCGACCCGAGGGCCGGAAGTCGCGCGCCGTCGCGGGCAAGCCGCACAAGGACGGCCTGCTCGGCTACTGGCTGCTCCCGATGCCGACGATCGACCCGCTCGTGGTCGCCCGCAGCGGCGCCGCGCTCGCGTCGTACGGCCCGGACTTCCGCTACTCGCACTACGCCGGCACCAAGACGCTCCGGTACGCCGCGGGTGGCGCGGCCGCCGTGACCTCCATGTTCCTGACCGCCCAGGTGCCGCCGCTGCGGCGCTTCGCGCTCGACCGGGTCAAGCCGGGCGAGGGGCCTGACGAGGCGCGGCGGGCGAAGTCGTGGTTCACCGTCGACTTCGTCGCCGAGGGCGACGGGCGCACCCTGCACACCCGGGTCTCGGGCGGCGACCCCGGCTACGACGAGACCGCCAAGATGCTCGCCGAGTCCGCGCTCTGCCTGGCCTTCGACGACAACCCGGAGACCGCCGGGCAGGTCACCACCGCGCAGGCCATGGGCGAGCCGCTGCTGGCCCGTCTCCAGGCGGCGGGGCTGCGGTTCGAGGTCGTCCTCGGTTGA